From a single Pseudomonas cremoricolorata genomic region:
- a CDS encoding microcin C ABC transporter permease YejB has translation MIGYILRRLLLIVPTLLAILLLNFVIVQAAPGGPVEQAVARLQGVGGGAAGASADVLRGESRASRGLDPKLLEDIKRQYGFDKSASERLWLMLGSYARLDFGQSFFRGAKVTDLILEKLPVTLSLGFWATLITYLVSIPLGIAKAVRHGSRFDSWSSLLIIIGYALPSFLFALMLIVLFAGGTSLNWFPVRGLVSEDFDQLSLLGKVADYFWHLVLPVGALVIGGFATLTLLTKNALLDEIARQYVVTARAKGLSERRVLYGHVLRNAMLVVVAGLPQALVTVFFAGSLLIEVIFSLDGLGRLSFDAAVSRDYPVVFGTLFIFTLAGLLIRLIGDVAYTVLDPRIDFAARGH, from the coding sequence ATGATCGGCTACATCCTGCGCCGCCTGCTGCTGATCGTTCCCACGCTGCTGGCGATCCTGCTACTCAATTTCGTCATCGTCCAGGCCGCACCGGGCGGTCCAGTGGAACAGGCCGTGGCCCGTCTGCAAGGGGTCGGCGGCGGCGCGGCAGGCGCCAGTGCCGATGTGCTGCGTGGCGAGTCGCGCGCCAGCCGCGGTCTCGATCCAAAACTGCTGGAGGACATCAAACGCCAGTACGGCTTCGACAAGAGCGCCTCCGAGCGCCTGTGGCTGATGCTTGGCAGTTATGCCCGCCTGGATTTCGGCCAGAGCTTCTTTCGCGGTGCCAAGGTCACCGACCTGATCCTCGAGAAGCTGCCGGTGACCCTGTCGCTCGGTTTCTGGGCGACGCTGATCACCTACCTGGTGTCGATTCCGCTGGGCATCGCCAAGGCGGTGCGCCACGGCAGTCGCTTCGACAGCTGGAGCAGCCTGCTGATCATCATCGGCTACGCCCTGCCCTCGTTCCTGTTCGCCCTGATGCTGATCGTGCTGTTCGCAGGGGGCACCTCGCTGAACTGGTTTCCGGTGCGCGGGCTGGTTTCGGAAGATTTCGACCAGCTCAGCCTGCTGGGCAAGGTGGCCGATTATTTCTGGCACCTAGTGCTGCCGGTGGGCGCACTGGTGATCGGCGGCTTCGCTACCTTGACGCTGCTGACCAAGAACGCCTTGCTCGATGAAATCGCCCGCCAGTATGTGGTCACGGCACGGGCCAAGGGCCTCAGCGAGCGCCGCGTACTGTACGGCCATGTGCTGCGCAACGCCATGCTGGTGGTGGTGGCCGGCTTGCCACAGGCGCTGGTCACGGTGTTCTTCGCCGGCTCATTGCTGATCGAGGTGATCTTCTCCCTCGACGGGCTCGGACGGCTGAGCTTCGATGCCGCCGTGTCGCGCGACTACCCGGTGGTGTTCGGCACCTTGTTCATTTTCACCCTGGCCGGCTTGCTGATTCGCCTGATCGGTGATGTCGCCTACACCGTGCTGGACCCACGTATCGACTTCGCCGCCAGGGGACACTGA
- a CDS encoding extracellular solute-binding protein, with translation MLGFTATAAHAAGSHALTVYGEAPRYPEDFSHFDYVNPDAPKGGSLRRSAIDLGQFDHILPYIDKGTGVRAVDGWLYAPLATRSQDEPYTVYGLIARRIERGPDDAWIRFDIDPRATFADGQPVRAEDVRFSFDTLMSQGSLSYRVQFADVTGVSVEGPRRVRFDLRQPHGRTLPLDLASLPVLPEHDWQDRDFASGAGFSQPVGSGPYRIGKIDNGRSITFVRNDHWWAKDLPVNRGRYNFDRLRVEYFSDTEVARQVLKGGGYDYNREFSATAYTLGYTGAQLSDGRLQRAHLGMHKPQDAQGYVFNLDRAVFHDRRTRQALALLWDFQWSNRQMMRQLYIRQQSFFSNTPLAARELPDPQELTLLEGLRGRVPSEVFDQVFSAPVTDGSGLIRPQQLKALALLQSAGWRVSGDQLVNAAGEPLSFTFLNGQPGLERLLLPWKRNLAQIGVQMTIRNVDSAQYVNRLMARDYDMIVTGYPASLSPGAELYSYFGSAAARDPGSNNFMVLRDPAVDQLIDGLVGASSQTAMRRYAHALDRVLQWNYYWVPNYYPPGSSTLWWNRFGQPTVAPLYDEGLDTWWEISPTPLTDTQMAERRKVKP, from the coding sequence CTGCTCGGTTTCACTGCCACAGCGGCCCACGCTGCCGGCAGCCACGCCCTCACCGTCTACGGCGAGGCGCCGCGTTACCCCGAAGATTTCAGCCATTTCGACTACGTCAACCCGGATGCGCCCAAAGGCGGCAGCCTGCGCCGTTCGGCCATCGATCTTGGCCAGTTCGACCATATTCTTCCCTATATCGACAAAGGCACCGGCGTCCGGGCGGTCGACGGCTGGCTGTATGCGCCCCTAGCCACCCGCTCGCAGGATGAGCCGTACACCGTCTACGGACTGATCGCCCGGCGCATCGAGCGTGGTCCTGATGACGCATGGATACGCTTCGACATCGACCCCCGAGCGACCTTCGCCGATGGCCAACCGGTGCGTGCCGAGGATGTGCGCTTCAGCTTCGATACCCTGATGAGCCAAGGCAGCCTCAGCTACCGCGTGCAGTTCGCCGACGTGACCGGGGTCAGCGTCGAAGGCCCGCGCCGGGTGCGCTTCGACCTGCGCCAGCCCCATGGCCGCACCTTGCCGCTGGACCTGGCCAGCCTGCCGGTGCTGCCTGAGCACGACTGGCAAGATCGCGATTTCGCCAGCGGTGCAGGGTTCAGCCAACCGGTGGGCAGTGGCCCGTACCGCATCGGCAAGATCGACAACGGCCGCAGCATCACCTTCGTTCGCAATGACCACTGGTGGGCCAAAGACCTGCCGGTCAATCGCGGGCGCTACAACTTCGATCGCCTGCGCGTGGAGTACTTTTCCGACACCGAAGTCGCCCGCCAGGTGCTCAAGGGCGGGGGTTACGACTACAACCGCGAGTTCTCGGCCACTGCCTACACCTTGGGCTACACCGGTGCGCAGCTCAGCGACGGGCGTCTGCAGCGGGCGCATCTGGGCATGCACAAACCGCAGGACGCCCAAGGCTATGTGTTCAACCTCGACCGCGCGGTATTCCATGACCGTCGCACCCGCCAGGCACTGGCGCTGCTGTGGGATTTCCAGTGGAGCAACCGGCAGATGATGCGCCAGCTGTACATTCGCCAGCAGAGCTTTTTCTCCAACACGCCGTTGGCAGCACGCGAGCTGCCCGATCCCCAGGAGCTGACGCTGCTCGAAGGGCTGCGCGGGCGAGTGCCCAGTGAGGTCTTCGACCAGGTGTTCAGCGCCCCGGTCACTGACGGTAGCGGGCTGATTCGCCCGCAGCAGCTCAAGGCCCTGGCGCTGCTGCAAAGCGCTGGCTGGCGGGTGTCCGGCGACCAGTTGGTGAACGCCGCCGGCGAGCCGCTGAGTTTTACCTTCCTCAATGGCCAGCCCGGGCTGGAGCGGCTGCTGCTGCCGTGGAAGCGCAACCTAGCGCAGATCGGCGTGCAGATGACCATCCGCAATGTCGATTCGGCGCAGTACGTCAACCGACTGATGGCGCGTGACTACGACATGATCGTCACCGGTTACCCGGCCAGCCTGTCGCCGGGTGCCGAGCTGTACAGCTACTTCGGCTCGGCCGCTGCACGCGACCCGGGTTCGAACAACTTCATGGTGCTGCGCGACCCGGCTGTCGATCAGTTGATCGACGGCCTGGTCGGCGCCAGCAGTCAGACCGCAATGCGCCGCTACGCCCACGCGCTCGACCGGGTGCTGCAATGGAACTACTACTGGGTGCCGAACTACTACCCCCCGGGCAGCTCGACGCTGTGGTGGAACCGCTTCGGCCAACCCACGGTGGCGCCGCTGTACGATGAAGGCCTGGACACTTGGTGGGAGATCAGTCCCACGCCTTTAACCGACACGCAGATGGCCGAGCGGCGCAAGGTGAAGCCATGA
- a CDS encoding peptidylprolyl isomerase: protein MAKATARHILVSSEEKCNELKAQIEAGADFGEVAKANSSCPSSRQGGDLGSFGPGQMVKEFDTVVFSAPVNTVQGPVKTQFGYHLLEVTSRQD, encoded by the coding sequence ATGGCTAAAGCCACCGCCCGCCACATCCTGGTCAGCAGCGAAGAGAAGTGCAACGAGCTGAAGGCGCAGATCGAAGCCGGCGCCGACTTCGGTGAAGTCGCCAAAGCCAATTCCAGCTGCCCTTCCAGCCGCCAAGGCGGTGACCTGGGCTCGTTCGGTCCAGGCCAGATGGTCAAAGAGTTCGACACCGTGGTGTTCAGCGCGCCGGTCAACACCGTGCAAGGTCCGGTGAAGACCCAGTTCGGCTACCACCTGCTGGAAGTCACCAGCCGTCAGGACTGA
- a CDS encoding 3-deoxy-7-phosphoheptulonate synthase, whose translation MPSATLALPLNTAQPHPQAANSALSRRLPSAHQLKQQLPLRSDLAAQVSQHREQVRAILDGHDPRLLVIVGPCSLHDPHAALEYADRLQALAAEVEDSVLLVMRAYVEKPRTTVGWKGLAYDPHLDGSDDMHAGLTLCRELMLGLLERGLPIATELLQPLAAGYFDDLLSWAAIGARTTESQIHRELVSGLGLPVGFKNGTDGGVAIACDAMRSAAHRHRHFGVDAQGHPAIVETLGNPDTHLVLRGGHSGPNYSAAHLAQARQGLSQAGLAAQLVVDCSHANSGKDPARQPAVFNDVLQQRLDGDRSVVGMMLEGHLFDGCQSLGKAPLQYGVSITDGCLGWSATEQLLRAAGCKLRAAR comes from the coding sequence ATGCCCAGCGCCACCCTCGCCCTGCCCCTGAACACCGCCCAGCCACATCCCCAGGCGGCCAACAGCGCCCTCAGCCGGCGTCTGCCCAGTGCCCACCAGCTCAAACAGCAACTGCCCTTGCGCAGTGACCTCGCCGCGCAAGTCAGCCAGCACCGCGAGCAGGTGCGCGCCATTCTCGATGGCCACGACCCGCGCCTGCTGGTGATCGTCGGCCCCTGCTCGCTGCACGACCCGCATGCGGCCCTGGAATACGCCGACCGTCTGCAAGCCCTGGCCGCCGAGGTGGAGGATAGCGTGCTGCTGGTGATGCGCGCCTACGTCGAAAAACCGCGCACCACGGTGGGCTGGAAGGGCCTGGCGTACGATCCGCACCTCGATGGCAGCGACGACATGCACGCAGGTCTCACGCTGTGCCGCGAGCTGATGCTGGGCCTGCTCGAGCGCGGCCTGCCGATTGCTACCGAGCTGCTGCAACCGCTGGCGGCCGGCTACTTCGATGACCTGCTGAGCTGGGCCGCGATTGGCGCGCGCACCACCGAATCGCAGATTCACCGTGAACTGGTCAGCGGCCTGGGCTTGCCGGTGGGCTTCAAGAACGGCACCGATGGTGGCGTGGCCATCGCCTGCGACGCCATGCGCAGCGCCGCTCACCGCCACCGGCATTTCGGCGTCGATGCCCAGGGCCATCCGGCGATCGTGGAAACCCTTGGCAACCCTGACACCCACCTGGTCCTGCGCGGCGGCCACAGCGGCCCGAACTACAGCGCAGCGCACCTGGCCCAGGCGCGCCAGGGCCTGAGCCAGGCGGGCCTGGCCGCGCAGCTGGTGGTCGACTGCAGCCACGCCAACAGTGGCAAGGACCCGGCCCGGCAACCGGCAGTGTTCAACGACGTGCTGCAGCAGCGCCTGGACGGCGACCGCTCGGTGGTCGGCATGATGCTCGAAGGCCACCTGTTCGATGGCTGCCAGAGCCTTGGCAAGGCACCGCTGCAGTACGGCGTATCGATCACCGACGGCTGCCTGGGCTGGAGCGCCACCGAACAACTGCTGCGAGCTGCGGGCTGCAAGCTTCGAGCTGCAAGATAA
- a CDS encoding response regulator transcription factor, producing MYKILIADDHPLFREAIHNVIADGFPGSEVMESADLDSALELTQDHDDLDLILLDLNMPGMHGLGGLMNLRNEAPTIPVVIVSAEQDKQVVLQAITYGAVGFITKSSPRTQMTAAIEQILNGNVYLPPDIIRTQRPGQRRQSPEHPSFAPELLQALTRKQLLVLERMTKGESNKQIAYHLDIAETTVKAHVSAILRKLNVHNRVQAILSAGDIDFSAYLRR from the coding sequence ATGTACAAAATTCTCATTGCCGACGACCACCCGCTGTTTCGCGAGGCCATTCACAACGTCATTGCCGACGGCTTTCCCGGTAGCGAAGTGATGGAATCGGCCGACCTCGACAGCGCCCTGGAGCTGACCCAGGACCACGACGACCTCGACCTGATTCTGCTCGACCTGAACATGCCCGGCATGCACGGCCTGGGCGGGCTGATGAACCTGCGCAACGAGGCGCCGACCATTCCAGTGGTGATCGTCTCTGCTGAGCAGGACAAGCAAGTGGTGCTGCAAGCCATCACCTATGGCGCGGTCGGCTTCATCACCAAATCGTCGCCACGCACGCAGATGACGGCGGCCATCGAGCAGATCCTCAACGGCAATGTCTACCTGCCCCCGGACATCATCCGCACCCAGCGACCCGGCCAGCGTCGGCAAAGCCCTGAACACCCAAGCTTCGCCCCGGAGCTGCTGCAAGCGCTGACGCGCAAGCAGTTGCTGGTGCTCGAGCGCATGACCAAGGGCGAATCGAACAAACAGATCGCCTACCATCTGGACATCGCAGAGACCACGGTCAAGGCCCATGTTTCGGCGATTTTGCGCAAACTCAATGTGCACAATCGGGTCCAGGCGATTCTCAGCGCAGGCGATATCGACTTCAGTGCCTACCTGCGTCGCTAG